In Bacteroidales bacterium, a single window of DNA contains:
- a CDS encoding cadherin-like beta sandwich domain-containing protein, which yields MRTLISILFAIQILTSFAGTRYYRASFRDDPSTSIVIGWCDDGTSTNATVYYGTTDYGTNYNSYPFTKSIDRTISHRGMNNRFARITNLQPNTYYYFVIKDDQGVSQRMIFKTLSNDPNVPILFISGGDTRTGVPIVEFETSECRPRRQRGNQLVAKIRPDFVAFSGDYVLTNSTNSLWEDWFTDWQLTLGTNKLLIPIVPVFGNHELSEDIEKFFDIPNVNAYFALSFGGNLLRIYNLNSEIDCDATQLNWLTNDLQLYSTSNNTPYWKAVQYHIPLVPHGEYSPTSTLISCWAPLFQQYKVRLAMEGHTHVQKVTWPVIPSNASGSDNGFIRNDTAGTVFFGEGCWGAPLRNLYTYYNANQAFNWTRNQGKFAGFGVIKVTKQKIQIQVVKFNDASDAANVQQVPLNAPPATLPSGLVYWTPSNGQIIEITDNLNLSSNALLNSINVNNGSLNPAFNANTFNYTVQLPYNTTTIPTVTAVPQHQGATVYITQATNLQGNQNERTTKIKVIAENGVNEANYNVEFVLSNQPNAFLSNLTVSQGTLTPPFDAQVFNYSVTLPYGTTTVPTVSATPQDPQATVQITQATSVNGTATVIVTSSDQSAQNTYSVTFSVAPGSAKEIVAFNIPGQIGNTVINQQTLHITVNMPMGTNVTSLTPTITITGVSVSPASGVAQDFTNPVNYTVTAADNSTCTYTAEVILNSTNNDATLSSLSVNPGSLAPSFSPSTTNYTVELPQGTTSVEIFAQPNDPAATVTIYPPTNLYGNMSQRTGIVLVKATDQVTTKIYSILFNVSNDISINNLDHDVKVYPNPAKNKIKIEFDIPTTSTLQLYNGLGHLLKETKSINEKYHEIDLSSLPSGSYILFIQKNNIITRHKFQKL from the coding sequence ATGAGAACCCTTATTAGTATTTTATTTGCCATTCAAATATTAACATCTTTTGCAGGAACCAGATATTATCGTGCATCATTTCGCGACGATCCCTCAACTAGTATTGTTATAGGCTGGTGCGATGATGGCACAAGTACCAATGCTACCGTATATTATGGAACCACCGATTATGGAACAAACTACAACTCATATCCATTTACAAAGTCTATCGATAGAACCATCAGCCATCGTGGCATGAATAATCGTTTTGCTCGTATTACCAACCTTCAACCCAATACCTATTATTACTTTGTAATTAAAGACGATCAGGGAGTTAGTCAACGTATGATATTCAAAACCCTTTCGAATGACCCTAATGTTCCCATTTTATTTATTTCGGGTGGCGATACACGTACCGGAGTTCCTATTGTAGAATTCGAAACCAGCGAATGCCGTCCACGTCGTCAGCGTGGTAATCAGTTAGTTGCCAAAATACGCCCCGATTTTGTAGCATTTAGTGGCGATTATGTACTTACAAACTCTACCAACTCCCTTTGGGAAGACTGGTTTACCGATTGGCAATTAACATTGGGCACTAATAAATTATTGATTCCTATTGTACCGGTTTTTGGTAATCATGAATTATCGGAAGATATTGAAAAATTTTTTGATATACCTAATGTAAATGCTTATTTTGCTTTAAGTTTTGGAGGCAATTTACTTCGCATATATAATCTTAATTCTGAAATTGATTGTGATGCTACACAATTAAACTGGCTCACCAACGATTTACAATTATATTCAACCTCTAATAATACCCCCTATTGGAAGGCCGTTCAATATCATATTCCTTTGGTACCTCATGGCGAATACTCACCCACTTCAACACTTATTAGCTGTTGGGCACCTTTATTTCAACAATATAAAGTGAGATTAGCAATGGAAGGACACACCCACGTTCAAAAAGTAACGTGGCCTGTTATTCCGTCGAATGCATCGGGTAGCGATAATGGCTTTATTCGAAATGATACTGCCGGCACTGTATTCTTTGGCGAAGGGTGTTGGGGGGCTCCTTTACGCAACTTATATACTTACTATAATGCTAATCAAGCCTTTAATTGGACTAGAAACCAAGGAAAATTTGCCGGTTTTGGCGTAATAAAGGTTACCAAGCAAAAAATTCAAATTCAAGTTGTAAAATTTAACGATGCCTCCGATGCTGCAAATGTTCAACAGGTTCCTCTAAATGCTCCCCCTGCCACACTTCCATCGGGATTGGTATATTGGACACCTTCAAATGGTCAAATTATAGAAATTACAGATAACTTAAATTTAAGCAGCAATGCTCTACTAAACTCCATAAATGTTAATAATGGTAGCTTAAACCCAGCATTTAATGCCAATACTTTTAACTATACCGTTCAACTACCTTATAATACTACAACTATTCCAACCGTTACAGCAGTTCCACAACATCAGGGGGCAACGGTTTATATTACCCAAGCTACAAATTTACAAGGAAATCAAAACGAACGTACAACTAAAATTAAAGTTATTGCCGAAAATGGTGTTAATGAAGCAAACTACAATGTTGAATTTGTTTTATCCAATCAACCTAATGCCTTTTTATCCAACTTAACGGTAAGTCAGGGAACACTCACTCCTCCGTTTGATGCACAAGTTTTTAATTACAGTGTAACGTTACCATATGGTACCACAACGGTTCCAACTGTTTCGGCTACTCCACAAGACCCACAAGCCACTGTTCAAATAACACAAGCGACGTCGGTAAATGGAACAGCAACGGTAATCGTTACCTCTTCTGATCAAAGTGCTCAAAATACTTATAGTGTAACTTTTTCAGTAGCTCCTGGTTCAGCAAAAGAAATTGTCGCTTTTAACATACCTGGTCAAATTGGAAATACCGTTATCAATCAACAAACTCTTCATATAACTGTAAACATGCCAATGGGCACTAATGTAACCTCTCTTACGCCAACGATAACCATAACGGGTGTTAGTGTAAGTCCGGCATCGGGAGTCGCTCAGGATTTTACAAACCCAGTAAACTATACGGTTACTGCTGCCGACAATTCAACCTGTACTTACACCGCTGAGGTAATATTAAATTCTACGAACAACGATGCAACCCTAAGTTCTTTATCTGTTAATCCCGGTTCTTTAGCTCCATCGTTTTCGCCATCAACAACCAATTATACGGTTGAACTTCCTCAGGGCACAACAAGTGTCGAAATTTTTGCACAACCCAATGACCCAGCAGCTACTGTAACTATTTATCCTCCTACAAATTTATATGGTAACATGTCTCAACGAACGGGTATAGTTTTAGTAAAAGCCACCGACCAAGTAACCACTAAAATATATTCTATTCTCTTCAATGTATCAAATGATATATCTATCAACAATTTAGATCATGATGTTAAAGTTTATCCTAATCCTGCAAAAAACAAAATTAAAATTGAATTTGATATTCCAACCACATCTACCCTACAATTGTATAATGGTTTGGGACATTTACTGAAAGAAACAAAATCGATAAATGAAAAATACCACGAAATAGACCTTAGCTCATTACCCTCTGGCAGTTATATACTATTTATTCAGAAAAACAACATTATAACCAGACATAAATTTCAAAAATTATGA
- a CDS encoding radical SAM protein, with the protein MILYEAYHHCTLCPHECGANRNNGEIGVCGASAQQHIASICIHRGEEPAISGKNGICNVFFSYCNLSCVYCQNHQISRHISPLEEIMTTEAVVKQIIAFLDKGIRAVGFVSPSHMAIQVIDIIEQLWHLGYKPVTIWNSNAYDKVETLRMLEAYIDVYLPDFKYSDDGLALRYSKIKNYTQTAILAIKEMYYQKGNTLVLNNNGEIERGLIIRHLVLPHHTENSLNILDLIANELSPRIAISLMAQYYPPHDLTLPKELQGKLTKAAYQQVVDYAQELGINKGWIQEFESADFYQPDFHKSHPFEHNN; encoded by the coding sequence ATGATTTTATACGAAGCATACCATCATTGCACCTTATGTCCGCACGAATGTGGAGCCAACCGAAACAATGGAGAAATAGGTGTTTGTGGAGCTTCTGCTCAACAACACATTGCTTCCATTTGCATTCATCGTGGCGAAGAACCAGCTATAAGCGGCAAAAATGGCATTTGCAATGTTTTTTTTTCGTACTGCAATTTATCGTGCGTCTATTGTCAAAATCATCAAATTAGCCGACATATTTCTCCTTTAGAAGAAATAATGACAACCGAAGCAGTGGTCAAACAAATCATCGCTTTTTTAGATAAAGGCATACGTGCTGTAGGTTTTGTCTCGCCATCGCACATGGCTATACAAGTTATCGACATCATCGAACAACTGTGGCATTTAGGCTACAAGCCCGTTACCATATGGAACTCTAATGCCTACGACAAAGTTGAGACATTGCGTATGCTCGAAGCTTATATAGATGTTTATTTGCCCGACTTTAAGTACAGCGACGATGGTTTGGCATTACGCTATTCGAAAATAAAAAATTACACACAAACAGCTATACTTGCCATTAAAGAAATGTATTATCAAAAAGGAAATACTCTTGTTCTCAATAATAATGGAGAAATAGAACGCGGTCTTATTATTCGCCATTTAGTTTTACCTCATCATACCGAAAACAGTTTAAACATTTTAGACTTGATTGCCAATGAACTTAGCCCTCGCATTGCCATTTCGCTCATGGCTCAGTATTACCCACCTCATGACTTAACGTTGCCAAAGGAGCTTCAAGGCAAACTAACCAAGGCTGCCTATCAACAAGTTGTTGACTATGCACAAGAACTAGGAATAAATAAAGGTTGGATTCAGGAATTTGAAAGTGCCGACTTTTACCAGCCCGACTTTCATAAGTCGCATCCTTTTGAGCATAACAATTGA
- a CDS encoding ABC transporter permease, translating to MAKKKNKSHWFRIVNSYITTTFSITLLLFLLGIIALLYLSSSQISNYVKENISFSVFIKEDAKEVDILKLQKILDAKPYVKSTFYITKDMAAEQLKKDLGESFLELLSENPLPPSIEVKYRADYAVPDSIKKIEKEISQYPIVEEMYYQKDLVYIIYKNLNTISFFVFIISIFLLVVAVALINNTIRLLIYSKRFLIKTMQLVGATKGFIRAPYVLKAFYQGIIASFLAMALITGLIYFLQQQLSDIVNFYDLRLMGITYTIILLAGMIVSLLSSYFAVNRYLRLKTSELYF from the coding sequence ATGGCAAAAAAGAAAAATAAAAGTCACTGGTTTAGAATAGTAAATTCTTATATAACAACAACTTTTAGTATTACTTTATTGTTGTTTTTATTAGGGATTATAGCATTACTTTATTTAAGCAGCAGTCAAATAAGTAATTATGTGAAAGAGAATATAAGCTTTAGTGTTTTTATTAAAGAAGATGCTAAAGAAGTCGATATTCTTAAACTTCAAAAAATATTAGATGCCAAGCCCTATGTTAAGTCAACGTTTTATATTACTAAAGATATGGCTGCCGAGCAGCTAAAAAAAGACTTAGGTGAGTCGTTTTTAGAATTATTAAGTGAAAATCCGTTGCCACCCTCTATAGAAGTAAAATATAGAGCAGATTATGCTGTTCCCGATAGTATTAAAAAAATTGAAAAAGAAATAAGCCAATACCCTATTGTAGAAGAAATGTACTATCAAAAAGATTTGGTTTATATTATTTATAAAAATTTAAATACTATCAGTTTTTTTGTTTTTATAATTAGTATCTTTTTATTAGTAGTGGCAGTTGCTTTAATTAATAATACGATACGTTTGCTCATATATTCTAAACGCTTTTTAATTAAAACAATGCAATTGGTAGGAGCTACCAAAGGCTTTATTAGAGCACCTTATGTATTAAAAGCTTTTTATCAGGGTATTATTGCTTCGTTTTTGGCTATGGCTCTCATAACAGGTCTTATATATTTTCTTCAACAACAATTGAGCGATATTGTTAATTTTTACGATTTACGCCTAATGGGCATTACATATACAATTATTTTATTAGCCGGTATGATTGTAAGTCTATTGTCGTCATATTTTGCTGTTAATCGTTATTTGCGTTTAAAGACTTCTGAATTGTATTTTTAA
- a CDS encoding DUF3098 domain-containing protein, with protein MGNENYSVFGKMNVLIIVLGLLLIVFGFIAMSGGGTHDPNVFAGDTLFDFRRLSLSTILILLGFAFEIVGILYRPKKNN; from the coding sequence ATGGGCAACGAAAATTATTCTGTATTTGGCAAAATGAATGTATTAATAATTGTTTTGGGACTTTTATTAATTGTTTTTGGTTTTATAGCGATGTCGGGTGGTGGTACTCACGATCCTAATGTTTTTGCTGGTGATACTTTATTCGATTTTAGACGCTTGAGCTTATCTACCATTCTAATTTTATTAGGCTTTGCATTCGAAATTGTAGGCATTCTTTATCGCCCCAAAAAAAACAATTAA
- a CDS encoding undecaprenyl-diphosphate phosphatase, with amino-acid sequence MGWFDVIVLAIVEGLTEFLPISSTGHMIIAQHLLNVPSSEFLKTFIVNIQFGAILSVVVLYYQRFFKSFKFYYTLFIAFLPAAIIGFLLGDYIDALLENVFVVAIALLLGGLVFLFIDKWFEKNTYENEPTYKNAFIIGLFQCIAMIPGVSRSAATIIGGLTQKLSRKTAAEFSFFLAVPTMFAASAYKLLKTYTFINSENLKYLLVGNFVSFIVAMLAIKFFIYFLTKYGFKWFGWYRILVGLIILVLLKMGYSLAVV; translated from the coding sequence ATGGGTTGGTTCGATGTTATTGTATTAGCCATTGTCGAAGGGTTAACCGAATTTCTGCCCATTTCGTCAACAGGGCATATGATCATTGCTCAACATCTGTTAAATGTTCCTTCGTCTGAATTTTTAAAAACTTTTATCGTTAATATTCAGTTTGGTGCTATTTTGAGTGTCGTTGTTTTGTATTATCAACGTTTTTTTAAATCGTTTAAGTTTTATTATACGCTTTTCATAGCTTTTTTACCAGCAGCTATTATAGGTTTTTTATTAGGTGATTATATAGATGCATTATTAGAAAATGTTTTCGTTGTTGCAATTGCACTGTTATTAGGTGGGTTGGTATTTTTATTTATAGATAAATGGTTCGAAAAGAATACTTATGAAAATGAACCTACTTATAAAAATGCTTTTATCATTGGCTTGTTTCAATGTATCGCTATGATCCCTGGTGTTTCGCGATCTGCAGCAACCATTATTGGTGGTTTAACACAAAAATTATCGCGTAAAACAGCGGCCGAGTTTTCATTCTTTTTGGCAGTTCCTACCATGTTTGCCGCTTCGGCGTATAAATTGCTTAAAACCTATACGTTCATTAATTCAGAGAATTTAAAATATTTACTTGTAGGCAATTTTGTTTCATTTATTGTAGCGATGTTGGCTATTAAATTTTTTATTTATTTTCTTACAAAATATGGTTTTAAATGGTTTGGATGGTATCGTATTTTGGTGGGACTTATAATTTTAGTATTATTAAAAATGGGTTATAGTCTTGCAGTAGTTTAA
- the truB gene encoding tRNA pseudouridine(55) synthase TruB — MNELIEKSGTFLIDKPYRWTSFDVVAKIRSLCKQTLGERLKIGHAGTLDPLATGLLIICVGKDTKTIDKLSGLDKEYIATINISGSTLSFDLEKPIDKKFDYEMVHCDQIQQVLLSFTGKQMQVPPSFSAKWVNGDRAYHMARQGIDPQLKANEINIYELELLRCELPEIEIRVKCSKGTYIRSLVRDIGLKLTGGAYLSALRRTAIGPYSVDNAIKIEEFEEILKNIKIGK; from the coding sequence ATGAATGAACTGATAGAAAAAAGCGGGACGTTTTTAATAGATAAGCCTTATCGTTGGACTTCGTTCGATGTAGTTGCTAAAATCCGAAGTTTGTGCAAACAAACATTGGGTGAGCGACTTAAAATAGGGCATGCTGGTACACTCGATCCTTTAGCTACCGGTTTGTTAATTATTTGTGTGGGAAAAGATACCAAAACAATCGATAAACTTAGTGGTTTAGATAAAGAATACATTGCAACCATAAATATTTCAGGTAGTACATTATCGTTTGATCTGGAGAAACCAATTGATAAAAAGTTTGATTACGAAATGGTTCATTGTGATCAAATTCAACAAGTTTTGCTTTCCTTTACAGGTAAGCAAATGCAAGTGCCACCTTCGTTTTCGGCAAAATGGGTTAATGGCGATCGTGCATATCATATGGCTCGTCAAGGAATTGACCCACAACTAAAAGCTAACGAAATTAACATATACGAATTGGAATTATTACGATGTGAATTACCAGAAATTGAAATTCGAGTTAAATGTAGCAAAGGTACCTATATTCGTTCTTTGGTTAGAGATATAGGATTAAAGCTTACAGGAGGCGCTTATTTATCTGCATTGCGACGTACAGCAATAGGCCCTTATAGCGTTGATAACGCTATTAAAATTGAAGAATTTGAAGAAATATTAAAAAACATAAAAATTGGCAAATAA
- the queA gene encoding tRNA preQ1(34) S-adenosylmethionine ribosyltransferase-isomerase QueA, with product MKLSQFKFKLPDELIALYPSENRDESRLMVVDRATGEIHHKVFNEILDYFDEQDVMVFNNTKVFPARLYGNKEKTGARIEVFLLRELNREQRLWDVMVEPARKIRIGNKLYFGENDELVAEVIDNTTSRGRTLRFLFDGDYETFKKTLYSLGETPLPRFIKREVEEIDNERYQTIFAQEEGAVAAPTAGLHFSKHLLKRLEIKGVQLAYITLHVGLGNFRQIDVEDLTKHKVDSEQIKITPEVCEIVNKAKENRKRVCAVGTTVIRTLESSVSTNGMLKPFEGWTNKFIFPPYQFNVPTAMITNFHLPMSQPVMTAAAFIGYEKFVEAYKIAIKEKYRFGTYGDAMLII from the coding sequence ATGAAACTATCACAATTTAAATTCAAACTTCCAGATGAGTTAATTGCATTGTATCCATCAGAAAATCGCGATGAATCGCGATTAATGGTTGTTGATAGAGCAACTGGCGAAATCCATCACAAAGTATTTAATGAAATTTTAGATTATTTTGATGAGCAAGATGTCATGGTTTTTAATAATACCAAGGTTTTTCCTGCTCGTTTATACGGTAATAAAGAAAAAACTGGAGCACGAATCGAGGTGTTTTTATTGCGTGAATTAAATCGTGAACAACGTTTATGGGATGTAATGGTAGAGCCTGCTCGAAAAATTCGTATAGGAAATAAATTATATTTTGGCGAAAACGATGAGTTAGTAGCAGAAGTTATTGACAATACAACTTCGAGAGGGCGAACATTACGCTTTTTGTTTGATGGCGATTATGAAACATTTAAGAAAACCTTATATTCTTTAGGTGAAACACCATTACCACGCTTTATTAAACGGGAAGTTGAAGAGATAGACAACGAACGATATCAAACAATTTTTGCTCAAGAAGAAGGGGCTGTTGCTGCTCCTACGGCCGGTTTACATTTTAGTAAGCACTTGCTCAAACGCTTAGAAATTAAGGGTGTACAATTAGCATACATCACTTTGCATGTTGGTTTGGGTAACTTCCGACAAATTGACGTCGAAGATTTAACCAAGCACAAAGTCGATTCTGAACAAATAAAAATTACGCCCGAAGTTTGTGAAATTGTAAATAAAGCTAAAGAAAATCGTAAACGCGTTTGTGCTGTGGGAACAACAGTTATTCGCACTCTTGAAAGCTCTGTTTCTACAAATGGAATGTTAAAGCCTTTTGAGGGATGGACCAATAAATTTATTTTCCCTCCTTATCAGTTTAATGTGCCCACTGCAATGATTACCAATTTTCATTTACCTATGTCGCAACCAGTAATGACAGCGGCTGCTTTTATTGGGTACGAAAAATTTGTAGAAGCCTACAAAATTGCTATTAAAGAAAAATATCGGTTTGGAACGTATGGCGATGCTATGCTTATAATTTAA
- a CDS encoding peptidoglycan DD-metalloendopeptidase family protein, with the protein MISIFFSIQLQAQDRKELEIKRKKTQKEIEYTNSLIKKTRLEKKNSMNQLLVLNKKISAREELINNMQSEIQYLDSRINILNIKLDSLEKDLIQLKHAYAQMIVFAYKTRSAYDKLIFVLSAENFNKSYRRLRYLQYYGEYRQKQITHIINTKTEMKNILLQLKEKKNQKEQLKSETEKEKLELSKDKEEQTKILSNLKKQESELLKKLNEQKKADKQLQESIKRLIAEEMRKAREEAERKAKALAEQRAKENAKNKNNKTETNVANKTTSTNENKSTHTELLLTPEEQLLNDKFEANRGKLPWPTERGVILSSYGEHEHAVLKGVKVRNDGVYISTLPNAKVRSIFDGEVSKVLAIPGKNKIVLIKHGNYFTVYANLSDVFVQPGQKVKTKQNIGTASTDLDEDKTYVELQIWNGNIKLNPELWIAHSN; encoded by the coding sequence TTGATATCGATATTCTTTTCTATTCAATTACAAGCCCAAGACAGAAAAGAACTCGAAATAAAACGCAAAAAAACACAAAAAGAAATTGAATATACCAATTCTCTCATAAAAAAAACACGTTTAGAAAAGAAAAATTCCATGAATCAGTTGCTGGTACTCAACAAAAAAATAAGCGCTCGCGAAGAACTCATCAATAACATGCAATCTGAAATACAATACCTCGATAGTCGAATCAATATACTAAATATAAAACTCGACTCCCTTGAGAAAGATTTAATTCAACTCAAACATGCCTATGCCCAAATGATTGTTTTTGCATATAAAACACGTTCTGCTTACGACAAACTCATTTTCGTACTATCGGCCGAAAACTTTAATAAGTCATATCGTCGTCTTCGCTATTTACAATACTATGGCGAATATCGACAAAAACAAATTACACACATCATCAACACAAAAACCGAAATGAAAAACATTTTACTACAATTAAAAGAAAAGAAAAATCAAAAAGAACAACTCAAATCGGAAACCGAAAAAGAAAAACTCGAACTTTCAAAAGACAAAGAAGAACAAACTAAAATATTAAGTAATTTGAAAAAACAAGAAAGCGAGCTACTAAAAAAACTAAACGAACAGAAAAAAGCCGATAAGCAATTACAAGAAAGTATTAAACGCCTTATTGCCGAAGAAATGCGTAAAGCCCGCGAAGAGGCAGAACGCAAAGCCAAAGCACTTGCCGAACAAAGAGCAAAAGAAAATGCTAAAAATAAAAACAATAAAACAGAAACCAACGTTGCCAATAAAACAACTTCGACCAATGAGAATAAATCAACTCACACAGAACTATTGCTTACACCCGAAGAGCAATTATTAAATGATAAATTCGAAGCCAATAGAGGTAAATTACCATGGCCAACCGAACGTGGAGTTATTTTATCGTCTTATGGCGAACATGAACATGCTGTATTAAAAGGTGTTAAGGTTCGCAACGATGGCGTTTATATAAGTACATTACCCAATGCCAAAGTTCGGAGCATATTCGATGGCGAAGTATCAAAAGTATTAGCCATTCCAGGTAAAAACAAAATAGTACTTATTAAACATGGTAATTACTTTACAGTATATGCCAACTTGAGTGACGTATTTGTTCAACCCGGTCAAAAGGTTAAAACAAAACAAAATATTGGTACTGCCAGTACCGACCTCGACGAAGATAAAACCTATGTTGAACTTCAAATATGGAATGGTAATATAAAACTCAATCCTGAATTATGGATTGCGCATTCTAACTAA
- a CDS encoding DUF4292 domain-containing protein translates to MKKLHYLILPLILTIFFIACKTTQSTLKKDTPSFSNNVVKFKNYGIGKLIDSITLHYLNFDTLSIKFKISVDFSDESHNLDGVYRIKKDSLIWISLTAPLGIEAARILLTQDSIYFLNKLKKEYFIKPYSFFENSYKVELEFKDLQAILTNQLFLFSETDEEKNLEMNPNSNERDYIKKTFFKDKDSVNYILKTHRKHKIKRSIRRNAKELIVENIKITPKTFKISNIEILDYIDNRQLQINYNQFEPINNQLFPQTVDFILKDSLKTFQVKLEYTKITVNGETNFSFNIPKSYNRLP, encoded by the coding sequence ATGAAAAAATTACACTATTTAATATTACCGCTCATACTAACCATCTTTTTTATCGCTTGCAAAACAACTCAAAGCACGCTAAAAAAAGATACGCCATCCTTTAGCAATAATGTTGTTAAATTCAAAAATTATGGCATCGGAAAACTCATCGATTCCATAACTCTACATTATTTAAACTTCGATACTCTTTCTATAAAATTTAAAATATCGGTCGATTTTTCAGACGAAAGCCATAATTTAGACGGTGTTTACCGCATAAAAAAAGATAGCTTAATTTGGATAAGCCTCACTGCCCCACTTGGGATTGAGGCAGCACGTATTTTACTCACTCAAGACAGTATTTATTTTTTGAATAAGCTAAAAAAAGAATATTTTATTAAACCCTATTCGTTCTTTGAAAATAGTTATAAAGTTGAACTAGAATTTAAAGACTTACAAGCCATCTTAACCAACCAACTTTTTTTATTTTCTGAAACCGATGAAGAAAAAAATTTAGAAATGAACCCCAATAGCAACGAACGCGATTATATAAAAAAGACGTTTTTTAAAGATAAAGACTCTGTAAACTACATATTAAAAACCCATCGCAAACACAAAATCAAACGATCTATTCGTCGAAATGCTAAAGAATTAATTGTAGAAAACATCAAAATAACACCTAAAACATTTAAAATAAGTAATATAGAAATTTTAGATTATATTGATAACCGTCAACTTCAAATTAATTATAATCAATTTGAACCTATAAATAATCAATTATTCCCACAAACAGTGGATTTTATTTTAAAAGACTCCTTAAAAACATTCCAAGTAAAACTCGAATACACAAAAATTACCGTAAATGGAGAAACAAATTTTTCATTTAACATACCTAAATCATATAACCGTTTGCCATGA